Genomic segment of Dromiciops gliroides isolate mDroGli1 chromosome 3, mDroGli1.pri, whole genome shotgun sequence:
gatcttggtcaaatcatttaaactccctgggcctcagcttcgtcatctgtaaaacaaagaaggTGGGACTAGATGATAAAGtcgttcctttccagctctatgagGAGGGAAAATATGACTTTAGAtccagcttcttcttcttcttttttttttttttttggtgaggcaattggggttaagtgacttgcccagggtcacacagctagtaagtgttaagtgtctgaggctggatttgaactcaggtactcctgactccagggccagtgctctatccactgcgccatctagctgccccgatccagCTTCTTCTTTCCCCCCAGGTCTTCTTCGCTCTGACCTTGGCTCTCAGAGGAACAGACTGACAGACAATGCAGGCCCACAGGGTCACGTCCGTGTTACTGGCAGCCTTTGTTCTCGTGGAAACCCCAAAGGTACGTGCATGCCTCCGTCCCCAGCTGAGctagaggaaggagaaagcatgGCCCCTGTCCTCAGGTGGGCCCCATTCTGAGGGGAGGGGCGTGGTCTCTGTCCTCAGAGAATCCTTGGAATGAAAAGGAGACAAGACCCCTGAGAGCTTCTGGTCAGATGCTCCCAACCCCTAATCCCTCCGAGTTGTGCTTTTTGTCCTTAGCCATCCTGGAGACAGGCTATGACTCTGGGGCCACTGAGGTGAAGATTGGACTAGGGCTGAAGCATCCTGATGGCTTCTTCCTTGCAGGCCTGGAGCCACCAGGTCTCCCGCCGTGACCTCTTCTCTCGAGAGTCCCCCCTGGACATGGCACCAGCCTCCTTTGACGACCGGTACACGGGCTGTGTGGCTGCTATGGAAGCGGTCCTAGCTGACCTCAACCGTACTGAGTTTGATGCAAGCCCAGTCTATGCCGAGGCCTGGAACTCAGCGGCTGTCCGCTGGCAGGAGCGCCGGGAGGGGGAGCTGAAGGGGACCCCTACTTCTCGACGACTGCCACCCCCGGGCTTTAGGGATGAACACGCTGTGGCCCTCCTGGCCTACACAGCAAATAGCCCCCTGCACCGAGAGTTCAATGCGGCGGTGAGAGAGGCCGGCAAATCTCGGGCCTATTACCTCCGATATTTTCCTTTTAAGACCCTTCACTTCCTGCTCACAGAGGCCCTGAGACTGCTgggcacagggcagcagcccaggtgCCATCAGGTCTATCGGGGCATACATGGGGTCCGCTTCCGGCCAGCGGGGCCAGGGGCCACCGTTCGCCTGGGGGCctttgcctcagcttccctcATGAATGCTGCTGCCCACCAGTTTGGAGAAGATACTTTCTTTGGCATCTGGACTTGCCATGGGGTTGTTATTAAGGGCTATTCCTTCTTccctggggaggaggaggtgCTGATTCCTCCCTATGAGACCTTCCTTGTGGTCAATGCCTCAGTGCCAGCTCAA
This window contains:
- the ART1 gene encoding GPI-linked NAD(P)(+)--arginine ADP-ribosyltransferase 1 isoform X1: MQAHRVTSVLLAAFVLVETPKAWSHQVSRRDLFSRESPLDMAPASFDDRYTGCVAAMEAVLADLNRTEFDASPVYAEAWNSAAVRWQERREGELKGTPTSRRLPPPGFRDEHAVALLAYTANSPLHREFNAAVREAGKSRAYYLRYFPFKTLHFLLTEALRLLGTGQQPRCHQVYRGIHGVRFRPAGPGATVRLGAFASASLMNAAAHQFGEDTFFGIWTCHGVVIKGYSFFPGEEEVLIPPYETFLVVNASVPAQGPVRIYLKAKDKTSTFNCEYIKDKQCTSGRCKLSNSAAVVRMEPFSLSQQFLPLLWLLTVLISLKPPSLL
- the ART1 gene encoding GPI-linked NAD(P)(+)--arginine ADP-ribosyltransferase 1 isoform X2 gives rise to the protein MQAHRVTSVLLAAFVLVETPKAWSHQVSRRDLFSRESPLDMAPASFDDRYTGCVAAMEAVLADLNRTEFDASPVYAEAWNSAAVRWQERREGELKGTPTSRRLPPPGFRDEHAVALLAYTANSPLHREFNAAVREAGKSRAYYLRYFPFKTLHFLLTEALRLLGTGQQPRCHQVYRGIHGVRFRPAGPGATVRLGAFASASLMNAAAHQFGEDTFFGIWTCHGVVIKGYSFFPGEEEVLIPPYETFLVVNASVPAQGPVRIYLKAKDKTSTFNCEYIKDKQCTSGRCKLSNSAVVRMEPFSLSQQFLPLLWLLTVLISLKPPSLL